Genomic DNA from Brenneria izadpanahii:
CTAATATCGCTTTTGATATGGGCGTTGATATTTCTGCCGCGGGCCTGGTGGTAAGCCTATATGCGCTGGGCGCTACCGTTGGCGCGCCCGTTTTGACCGCGTTGACGGGGCGGGTGCCGCGCAAGACGTTACTGCTGGCGCTGATGGCATTGTTCACCATCGGCAACATGGCCGCGGCGACCAGCGCCAATTATGGCATCCTGCTTGGGGTAAGGGTTGTGAGCGCATTTTCGCACGGCGTATTTTTTGCCATCGGCGCTACGATCTCCGCGAGTTTAGTTCCCCATGACCGTCGGGCTTCAGCTATCGCGATGGTGTTCTCCGGGCTGACTATCGCCATCGCAACCGGGGCGCCGATCGGCACCCTTGTGGGTCAACAATGGGGATGGCGGGCCACTTTCTGGATGGTCGCCGGCCTGGGGTTGATTTCATTCATCGGTATCGCCGTGCTGTTGCCGCGCACGATTAACGTTGACCGTCCGGGGAGCCTGCGCGACCAAGCCAAGGTATTGAGCAGCGCACGGCTGTTAATTGCATTTTCCATGAATCTGTTCGGTTATGGCGGAACGTTCGTGGCATTCACCTACTTAGCGCCATTGCTGGAACAGATCGGCGGATTCCAGTCGAACAGCATCGGGAAGATCCTGTTTCTCTACGGGCTGTCGGTGATCGCGGGAAACGTTATCGGCGGGCGTATCGCCAACCTTAAACCGATACCCGTACTCGTCGTGCTGTTCACGCTACAGGCTTTGGGGCTGCTGGTATTCGGTTTTACCGCCTATTCCCAGACAGGAACTCTGATTACCTTAGCGTTCCTGGGGGGCTTTGCTTCGCCAATGTTCCGGGGCTGCATTTGTATGTTGTCCAACTGGCGCAGAAACACCGGCCGAAAGGCGTCGATGTCGCCTCGGCGTTGAACATTGCCGCCGCCAATTTGGGGATCGCACTGGCCTCTTTTATCGGCGCGCGCGTGGTTGCCTCGCCTTTGGGCTTACAAGCCACCCCGTGGATCAGTGCGTTGCTGGTTGCTGTGGCATTGCTGCTCACGCTATGGAGCGGCGTTTTGGACCGCAAGGCTCAGGCTGAAAATAACGGGCAAAAATGTTATGCGGATTAGAACGCGCATCCCCTCGGTCATAAGTCTAATACGGGATTAACGTGAGGGATTGAACGCCCTGTGGACGATGACCGGTTTGCCGGTGCTGAAACGGTACAGCAACGATCGCGCTGTCCGGCGCGGTCTGTTAGCACGTTAGGCTTGCAGGCCGCCGATTGAGCCGGCGCGTTGCCGGTCGTCGCGGCGGCATCAATTCGGGGCGAAGCTATGCAGTGCGCCGCGACCAGGCGGCGAGGATCACCCGTTCCGATTGGTCGAGATAGCTCGCCAGCGCATCGGCGGACTCCGCCGCTTTACCCGCTTCAATCAGCACCAGAATATGGGCGTTCATTTCGATGTAGGGCACATGCAGGTGTTCGGGGTCGTCCAGCAGGTCGAACGCC
This window encodes:
- a CDS encoding MFS transporter → MQIRSHNPALWALMLSAYGIGTTEFVAVGILPNIAFDMGVDISAAGLVVSLYALGATVGAPVLTALTGRVPRKTLLLALMALFTIGNMAAATSANYGILLGVRVVSAFSHGVFFAIGATISASLVPHDRRASAIAMVFSGLTIAIATGAPIGTLVGQQWGWRATFWMVAGLGLISFIGIAVLLPRTINVDRPGSLRDQAKVLSSARLLIAFSMNLFGYGGTFVAFTYLAPLLEQIGGFQSNSIGKILFLYGLSVIAGNVIGGRIANLKPIPVLVVLFTLQALGLLVFGFTAYSQTGTLITLAFLGGFASPMFRGCICMLSNWRRNTGRKASMSPRR